A single region of the Leptospiraceae bacterium genome encodes:
- a CDS encoding PilZ domain-containing protein, with the protein MTEINSANHGRQEDRRHLIYYLKVENRYTNELIGRVVDITGKGLLLISREKITNQLEIPVRIELGDELFQEINGHLELNIRCRWSKEDINPDYFVNGFEFINQTPEQENIINNLIEAIGFRE; encoded by the coding sequence ATGACAGAAATAAATAGCGCTAACCATGGTCGTCAGGAAGATCGACGCCATCTAATTTATTATTTAAAAGTGGAGAACCGTTACACAAATGAATTAATTGGACGTGTAGTGGATATTACAGGAAAAGGGTTACTTCTAATTAGCCGTGAAAAAATTACAAACCAATTAGAAATCCCAGTCCGAATTGAATTAGGAGATGAATTATTTCAGGAAATCAATGGACATTTAGAATTGAATATTCGATGTCGCTGGAGTAAAGAAGATATTAATCCAGATTATTTCGTAAATGGATTTGAATTTATAAACCAAACACCTGAGCAAGAGAACATCATCAACAACCTAATTGAAGCAATCGGATTTAGAGAGTAA
- the mtnB gene encoding methylthioribulose 1-phosphate dehydratase → MHNEIQQLIEYSRIYYDRGWMVATAGNLSVFDRASGELWITSSGKHKGRLKEEDFICMSLDGKILRETTNKPSAETSIHQAIYRQIPSACAVLHVHTVTSCKLHFGLQKLNSATRFLLPNVEILKAFGDFREEPNFSVIVTFNHGSVLDISRDLESALCERPSDVPFFLIENHGLTVWGKSVEDANKNLEAAEFILQVMANE, encoded by the coding sequence ATGCACAACGAAATTCAGCAATTAATCGAATATAGCCGCATCTACTATGATCGTGGGTGGATGGTGGCTACTGCTGGTAATCTGTCTGTGTTCGATCGTGCTAGCGGCGAACTTTGGATTACCTCTTCTGGAAAGCATAAAGGTCGTTTGAAAGAAGAAGACTTTATTTGTATGAGCCTCGATGGAAAAATTCTTCGCGAGACAACAAACAAACCAAGTGCCGAGACTTCTATTCACCAAGCTATTTATAGACAAATTCCTTCTGCCTGTGCCGTGCTTCATGTTCATACGGTTACTTCTTGTAAGCTGCATTTTGGATTACAAAAGTTAAATTCTGCAACTAGATTTCTTTTGCCTAATGTAGAAATTCTAAAAGCATTTGGAGACTTTCGAGAAGAGCCAAATTTTTCTGTCATCGTTACTTTTAATCATGGCTCTGTCCTGGATATTTCACGTGATTTGGAAAGTGCTCTGTGTGAGCGTCCTAGTGATGTGCCTTTTTTTTTAATTGAAAATCATGGTCTCACCGTCTGGGGCAAATCGGTAGAAGACGCTAACAAAAACTTAGAAGCCGCTGAGTTTATACTTCAAGTGATGGCAAACGAATAA
- a CDS encoding acireductone dioxygenase, with protein sequence MATIIRKGKPEITVNEEVKDFLKGYGVEYDHWPVPSASKSYTEKQTLNDLEKEELLKTLNNRFEYLQEREGFTTRDLVVLHPDVPGINDMLAKFDKVHTHSDVEVRYIIDGSGYFGFVAPEGNFLVHVFKSDFVFVPKGIQHWFTLDEKMRIKAVRYFKDMSGWVPNYVEGAVASIE encoded by the coding sequence ATGGCTACTATCATTCGCAAGGGTAAACCAGAAATTACCGTTAACGAAGAAGTAAAAGATTTTTTAAAAGGCTATGGTGTGGAGTATGACCATTGGCCTGTCCCTTCCGCTTCCAAATCCTATACCGAAAAACAAACTTTAAATGATTTGGAAAAAGAAGAATTACTTAAAACTCTTAATAATCGCTTCGAATACTTACAAGAGCGGGAAGGTTTTACAACGCGTGATTTAGTGGTTCTTCATCCTGATGTTCCTGGCATTAATGATATGCTGGCTAAGTTTGACAAGGTTCATACTCATTCCGATGTAGAAGTTCGGTATATCATTGATGGTTCCGGCTACTTTGGATTTGTCGCTCCGGAGGGAAATTTTTTAGTGCATGTATTTAAATCTGACTTTGTTTTTGTCCCAAAAGGAATACAGCACTGGTTCACCCTCGACGAAAAAATGCGCATCAAAGCAGTTCGCTATTTCAAAGATATGAGCGGCTGGGTTCCTAACTATGTCGAAGGCGCAGTGGCTAGTATAGAATAA
- the efp gene encoding elongation factor P, with protein MVLGITEVRKGMVLKIENDIYTVIKSEFVNPGKGSAFIRTKLKSVIKGSSIERTFKAAETLESVELEKRAMTLCYTEGDQIVFMDVNDFEQIHVPIEYVEDVLPFMKEEAQVEVTFYEDKPIGVIPPNFAILEVTYAEEGLKGDTSGTALKKVTVETGGEINVPIFVKQGDKIKVDLRDISYVERVNK; from the coding sequence ATGGTACTCGGCATCACAGAAGTTAGAAAAGGCATGGTTCTCAAAATTGAGAATGATATTTATACTGTCATCAAATCAGAATTTGTAAACCCAGGAAAGGGTAGTGCATTTATTCGCACAAAACTCAAAAGCGTCATCAAAGGCTCTAGCATCGAGCGCACATTTAAAGCGGCGGAAACTCTCGAGAGCGTCGAACTCGAGAAACGTGCGATGACTCTTTGTTACACAGAAGGCGATCAAATCGTTTTTATGGATGTAAATGACTTTGAGCAAATCCATGTTCCGATTGAATACGTGGAAGACGTTCTTCCATTCATGAAAGAAGAAGCGCAAGTCGAAGTCACTTTTTATGAAGACAAGCCAATCGGTGTTATCCCCCCAAACTTTGCTATATTAGAGGTTACTTATGCAGAAGAAGGTCTCAAAGGAGATACTTCTGGAACAGCTCTCAAAAAAGTTACTGTCGAAACTGGTGGGGAGATTAACGTTCCCATTTTCGTAAAACAGGGCGACAAAATCAAAGTTGACCTTCGTGATATTTCTTACGTAGAGCGTGTGAATAAATAA